In the Candidatus Methylomirabilota bacterium genome, CAGCTCCCGCAAGACCCGCATCCTCCTCGATGCGATGGCACACGCCGGCCTGTTAGGTCTCTATGTGCCGATCGACATCAGCGAAGATATACTCCGGCAGACCGCCCATACGCTCAGTGATGATTATCCGGGATTGCGGGTCCACGGGGTGATCGGTGACTTCGAACACCCGGTCGCGACCCTCCCGGAAGGGGGACCTCGCTTGATTATCTTTTTGGGGGGGACCATCGGGAACCTGACCCCCGATGAAGCCACCGCGTTTCTGCGAAATGTGGGTCGCTTGCTGACTCCGGAGGATCGGTTCTTGATTGGGACGGATCTCGTCAAGGACGTGAGCCTCTTGGAGCGGGCCTACAATGATGCGGCCGGTGTCACCGCCGCCTTTAACCGGAACATTCTTTCTGTCATCAATCGGCATCTGGATGCCAATTTCGTCCCGGATCGGTTCGAGCACCTGGCGTTTTACAACAGGGAGGCGTCACGGATCGAAATGCACCTCGTGGCCCGCGAATCTCATCAGGTGTGGATCGATGCCCTTGATCTCGCCGTGGACTTTGCGGAAAGCGAATCGATCCGAACAGAGATCAGTTGCAAATATACCCGTGAGATGGTGGAGACGATGCTCGCCCAGGCCGGGCTTCAGCTCGTGCGATGGGATACGGATCATGACCACCTCTTTGCCCTTTCCCTTTCCGAATCCGTGCAGTAAAATCATCTACTCAGAGTGGCATTTCGCAATTTCAGCTCGATCGCAAGGACCATGATCACGAGCCGTGCCGATGTCGTCGGGAGCCTACTCCGTCCTCCATGGCTGCTGAAAGCCCAGCAGGACTTCGCCAGCGACACCATCACGTCATCGGCCTTCAAAGCCATCGAGGATCGGGCCGTCGATGAGGCGGTGGCGCTTCAAGAGGAGGCTGGTCTTGAAGTGGTGACCGATGGCGAGATGCGCCGCCAGTCGTTCCAGAGCCAGATGACGGCGGCCGTCGATGGCTTCGGCGAATGCCCTCCCGAGGCCTTTCTGTGGGGCGATTGGCATGGCGGTGAAGGAGTCGGGGACATGCATCTCGAACGGCCGGCTTCCTTGGGGGCCATTCAGAAACTCAACCGGCGGCGCCACCTCTGTGTGGAGGAGTTTTCATATCTGCGCGCCCGCACGACGCGAATCCCCAAGGTCACGATTCCGAGCCCGAGCCTGTGGGCGAATTTCTGGTCGCCTGAACATTCTCGCGAGGTTTATTCCACCCTCGATGATTTTCTGGCCGATGTCACAGAGATCCTGCGTGAGGAGGTCGCCGAGCTGGTCCGACTGGGGGCGACCTATATCCAGCTCGATGCGCCACATTATGCCCTACTGGTTGATCCGAAAACCCGCGCCTTCTACGAGTCGCAAGGGTGGAGTCTGGACCGCTGGCTGAAACAGGGCGTCGAGATGGACAATGCCGTGATGGGTGACTTTCCGGAGGTGACATTTGGTTTCCATCTCTGACGAGGCAACCAGGGCAGCCGGTGGCTGGCCGTGGGGGGGTACGAGCCCATCGCCAAGCGCATCTTCACTGACATCCACGCCCAACGACTGTTGCTGGAGTACGATGACGCCCGCTCTGGCTCTTTCGAACCGCTCAGGGAAGTCCCTGAGGATAAGATCGTTGTCCTGGGGTTGGTCTCGACGAAAACCGGCCGCCAGGAGACTCGGGAGGAGCTGACGGCGCGCATTCGGGAAGCCAGTAGCTTTTTCCCCCTCGATCGGCTGGCGCTCAGCCCCCAGTGTGGGTTTTCCAGCTCGGTCATCGGCAACTGGATCTCTGTAGAGGATCAGAAGCGCAAGCTGCGGGTGCTCGTGAAAACGGCCGAGGCGGTCTGGGCTTAGGCGGGCGGCCCGGCCGGCATGGAGACGTTTGATAAGAAGTGGAGGGACGCATGAATGTCCATCCAAATGCTTCCGAACTGACTCGCACCTTGGTTGATGCCCGATCACGGACCCTCGCGCTGGTTACGGACCTGACCGATGAGCAGTTGATGGGCCCCCGTCTCCCGATTGTGAATCCTTTATTGTGGGAGATCGGGCACGTGGCGTGGTTCCAGGAAAAGTGGGTCTTGCGGCATCGCGGCAAAGCCCTACCGATTCGAGCGGATGCCGATGCGCTCTATGACTCCATCGCGATTCCGCACGACACCCGGTGGGATCTGCCCCTGCCATCGCGAGAGGAAACGTTAGCCTACATGCGAGAGGTCCTCAACCGACTGCTCGAGCGGCTCAGGACGATTACCCTGGAAGCGGAGGAGGCCTACTTCTACCATCTGGGCCTTTTCCATGAGGACATGCATGATGAAGCATTTATCTACGCCCGGCAGACCCTGGCATACCCGCGCCCCCGCTTCCCCGCGCTGACCCAAGAGGGTGCCCAGACCGGTGGTGGCCCGCTCGCAGGTGATGTGGAGATTCCCGGTGGGACCTTCCTCCTCGGGGCGACGCCGGATCTCCCCTTTGTGTTTGACAACGAGAAGTGGGCGCATCCCGTCGAGATTCAGCCCTTTCGCATCGCTCGGGCGCCGGTGACCAACGGCGAGTATGTGGCCTTCGTCGAAGACAAAGGATACCTCAGGCGGGAGTTCTGGAGTGAAAACGGGTGGCGTTGGCGAGAGAAACTCGGGGCCGAGCGTCCGGTCTATTGGCAGCGTGGTTCCGACGGCCGCGGGTACCGGCGAAGCTATGACGAGATTGTTTCCTTGGAAGAGCACCACGCTATTATTCACGTCAACTGGTATGAGGCTGAGGCTTACTGCCAGTGGGCAGGGCGTCGTTTGCCGACCGAGGCCGAATGGGAAGTGGCAGCGAGCGGGGAGCCAACGGCTGACGGCCGTGGGATCACCCAGCACAAACGGAGATTTCCGTGGGGTGATGAGCCGACCTTCGCCGGCCGGGCCAACGTCGACGGCGGTGCGGGAGGGTGCATAGACGTGGGCGCCCTGGCCGAGGGCGATAGCCCCTTCGGTTGTCGGCAGATGATCGGTAATGTCTGGGAGTGGGTGAGCAACGATTTCGGCCCCTATCCCGGGTTTGTGGCCGACCCGTACAAGGAGTATTCGGAGCCGTGGTTTTGGACGCACAAGGTTCTGCGGGGCGGCAGTTGGATAACCCGCTCCCGCATGATCCGGAACACCTGGCGGACCTACTACACCCCGGACCGGCGGGACGTCATGGCAGGCTTTCGGACCTGTGCAAGATGAGGTGGTTCGCAGCCGCGCGCGCGGGCAATAGCCTTTCGGTCATTGGATGTCACAAATCACGCTCGAAAACATCAGTAAGTTTTACGGCGACCAGCAAGCCCTTCTGGATATTGAGCTTACCTTCACGGACGACGTGACCACGGCGGTGGTCGGCCCGAGCGGCAGCGGGAAATCAACGCTGCTGCAAATGATCAACGGGCTGGTGAGGCCGAACCACGGCACCGTTGCCGTCTTCGGAAAGCCCATCGACTATCAATGTCTCCCCGAACTCCGCTTGCGACTCGGCTATGCGGTCCAAGGGACTGGCCTCTTTCCGCATCTCACGGTTGAAGCAAATATTACCCTGCTCGCACGGCTAATCAAATGGGATGCAGAGCGCATCAAGGCGCGGACCGAGGAACTCATGGAGCTGGTCAATTTGCCGCTCTCCTATGTCCAGCGGTACCCCCATGAGCTGAGCGGTGGAGAGCAGCAGCGTGTCGGACTCTGTCGCGCCATGATATTGAATCCCCAGGTCTTTCTTCTCGATGAACCCTTCGGAGCGCTCGATCCCATTACCCGCAACGAAATCCAGCGGGAGTTTCTACATCTGCAGCGATCCGAAGCACGAACGATTATCCTCGTGACCCACGACCTTCGGGAGGCGCTGAAGCTGGCGCAGCGCCTCGTGATCCTGGACCAGGGACGCCTCGTGCAGCACGGGACATGCGTAGAAATATTGGAAAATCCGGCAAACGAATTCATCCGCAGTTTTTTTCAGTCTCAACTAGAGACCTGATGCGTAGTGTCGACATGCGTGCCCTGATCATCCTGCCGATGACCTTGTTTTTCCTCGTTGGAGGGGCGAATGCTGCGGGGGTCCAAACCGTTGTGGTCGGATCCAAGCATTTCAATGAGGGGTATATCCTGGCCGAGATCATCGCCCAGCTGCTCGAGGACCGGGACTTCCGGGTTGAGCGAAAGTTCGGACTCGGCGGGACGCTCATTTGTTTTGAAGCGCTCAAAAATGGCAATATCGACATCTATCCGGAGTATTCCGGAACGCTGGCGGAAGCAATTCTGAAATTGCCTCGTCGGGTCTCCGATGCCGACCTACGAGGCATCCTGAAGCGGCGGTTTGAGATGGAACTGCTCGGCTCATTTGGGTTCAACAATAGTTATGCCATCGCGCTCAGCAGAAGCCTCGCTCAGCAACGCGGGTTGAAAAAGATCAGCGATCTGGCCAGATTCCCGGGTCTGCGCTTTGGATTTAGTTATGAGTTCCTCAACCGGCACGATGGCTGGCCCGGTCTGGCGCGGACGTACGATCTTGCTGTGCGACCCGTGGGGATCGAGCACGGGTTTGCCTATCAGGCGATTCGGGAAAGCATGCTGGATGTGACGGATGTCTACATCACGGATGGAGACATCGAGAAATTCGATCTCTTCCTTCTCAAGGATGATAAGCAGTATTTTCCTCAATACCTAGCAGCACCACTGGTCAGGGCTGAACTGGATGGGAGGATCAAGCAGATCCTCGGCGAACTCGCCGGGACCATCATGGATGATCAGATGCGGAAGCTCAATGCAATGGTTGTCCTCGAGGGGAGGAGCTTTGCAGCGGTGGCCCACGGATTTCTAAATGAAGCGGGGCTGCTCGTGTCCGGAAGACAGCGCGTCGAGGAGAGCAAATGGACCATCATGCTCTTCCGAACGCTCACCCATCTCAAGCTGACTCTCATCGCCCTCATCGCAGGGATGGTCGTGGCCATTCCCTTTGGCATCCTGGTGTACCGGGTTCGCGCGATCTCGCGGCCAGTGATGTACATCGCAGGATTGCTGCAGACGATACCCTCGATCGCCTTGCTTGCATTCATGATCCCCCTCTTCGGCATCGGCGCGAAACCCGCCATCATGGCGCTCTTTCTCTATTCCCTGCTCCCTATCCTCAGGAACACCGCCGCGGCGCTGTTTTCCATCGACCCCGTACTGAAAAAAGTTTCGGTGGGGATTGGGCTGACCGCACAGCAGCGCCTCCGATATGTCGAGTTGCCATTGGCTGCACCAACGATCTTGGCGGGTATCAGGACCGCGGCCGTCATTAACATCGGCACCGCCACGCTGGCTGCGTTTATCGGCGCCGGGGGGCTCGGCGAGCCGATCGTGACCGGGCTGGCCTTGAATGACACCTCCCTGATCCTGGAGGGCGCGATCCCGGCAGCCGTACTGGCGATCATGACCGAGTGGGCGTTCGAGGGGTTGGAAAAGCTGATGGTCCCCGCGCACCTGCTGCAAAAACCCGCCGAGTAATACATCGTCTCAGTGTTTCTCTGTATGCTAGAATGTTCCCGCTATGCGGTGGCTGGTGGATGGATATAACGTGATCCGCCGCGCGCCTGCACTCGCCGCGCGCGAGCAAGAAAGTCTGCAGGCCGGGCGCGAGGCGCTCTGCCGTCTGCTCGTCGCAGCCGCCCGCGCCTCGGGAGACCAATTCACCGTGGTATTCGACGGCACACGTGGGGGCGGGACTGCATTCAGCAGCGGCAGGGTGCGCCTGGTCTTCTCCAAAACTCCGGAGAGGGCCGATCACATGCTGGCGCGACTCGCAAGTGCAGGTACCGCTGTGGTCTCCAATGACCTGGAGGTACGTCGCAGTGCTACTCGCACAGGGGCCATCGTCGTGACCGCCGATGAGTTTCTCGCTCGACTCCTAGCACCTCCGAGCTCCGACAAGGAGGAAGAGGACGAGCCCCTTCCCCGCCTGAAGAAGGGCAATCCGCGCCGACCACCCAAGAAGGCCCGCGCCGCCGCCAGGGCATTGAGACGCCTCGACCGTTCCACGAGAAGGCTCCCGTAAGCGACCCTTTTTCCCACCAGACCCAATCTGCCGACATCCCTTGAGGCGGATATCCAATCTCTAATCCGACTC is a window encoding:
- the egtD gene encoding L-histidine N(alpha)-methyltransferase; the encoded protein is MTPPKRKPKIHIGHQGTLGDPFTNLADDVRQGLTKTPKELSPKYFYDAQGAELFEQICELPEYYPTRTERALLEQIADEVIASCRATTLVEFGSGSSRKTRILLDAMAHAGLLGLYVPIDISEDILRQTAHTLSDDYPGLRVHGVIGDFEHPVATLPEGGPRLIIFLGGTIGNLTPDEATAFLRNVGRLLTPEDRFLIGTDLVKDVSLLERAYNDAAGVTAAFNRNILSVINRHLDANFVPDRFEHLAFYNREASRIEMHLVARESHQVWIDALDLAVDFAESESIRTEISCKYTREMVETMLAQAGLQLVRWDTDHDHLFALSLSESVQ
- a CDS encoding vitamin-B12 independent methionine synthase, producing MGGYEPIAKRIFTDIHAQRLLLEYDDARSGSFEPLREVPEDKIVVLGLVSTKTGRQETREELTARIREASSFFPLDRLALSPQCGFSSSVIGNWISVEDQKRKLRVLVKTAEAVWA
- the senA gene encoding selenoneine synthase SenA; this translates as MNVHPNASELTRTLVDARSRTLALVTDLTDEQLMGPRLPIVNPLLWEIGHVAWFQEKWVLRHRGKALPIRADADALYDSIAIPHDTRWDLPLPSREETLAYMREVLNRLLERLRTITLEAEEAYFYHLGLFHEDMHDEAFIYARQTLAYPRPRFPALTQEGAQTGGGPLAGDVEIPGGTFLLGATPDLPFVFDNEKWAHPVEIQPFRIARAPVTNGEYVAFVEDKGYLRREFWSENGWRWREKLGAERPVYWQRGSDGRGYRRSYDEIVSLEEHHAIIHVNWYEAEAYCQWAGRRLPTEAEWEVAASGEPTADGRGITQHKRRFPWGDEPTFAGRANVDGGAGGCIDVGALAEGDSPFGCRQMIGNVWEWVSNDFGPYPGFVADPYKEYSEPWFWTHKVLRGGSWITRSRMIRNTWRTYYTPDRRDVMAGFRTCAR
- a CDS encoding ABC transporter ATP-binding protein; this translates as MSQITLENISKFYGDQQALLDIELTFTDDVTTAVVGPSGSGKSTLLQMINGLVRPNHGTVAVFGKPIDYQCLPELRLRLGYAVQGTGLFPHLTVEANITLLARLIKWDAERIKARTEELMELVNLPLSYVQRYPHELSGGEQQRVGLCRAMILNPQVFLLDEPFGALDPITRNEIQREFLHLQRSEARTIILVTHDLREALKLAQRLVILDQGRLVQHGTCVEILENPANEFIRSFFQSQLET
- a CDS encoding ABC transporter permease subunit, encoding MRSVDMRALIILPMTLFFLVGGANAAGVQTVVVGSKHFNEGYILAEIIAQLLEDRDFRVERKFGLGGTLICFEALKNGNIDIYPEYSGTLAEAILKLPRRVSDADLRGILKRRFEMELLGSFGFNNSYAIALSRSLAQQRGLKKISDLARFPGLRFGFSYEFLNRHDGWPGLARTYDLAVRPVGIEHGFAYQAIRESMLDVTDVYITDGDIEKFDLFLLKDDKQYFPQYLAAPLVRAELDGRIKQILGELAGTIMDDQMRKLNAMVVLEGRSFAAVAHGFLNEAGLLVSGRQRVEESKWTIMLFRTLTHLKLTLIALIAGMVVAIPFGILVYRVRAISRPVMYIAGLLQTIPSIALLAFMIPLFGIGAKPAIMALFLYSLLPILRNTAAALFSIDPVLKKVSVGIGLTAQQRLRYVELPLAAPTILAGIRTAAVINIGTATLAAFIGAGGLGEPIVTGLALNDTSLILEGAIPAAVLAIMTEWAFEGLEKLMVPAHLLQKPAE
- a CDS encoding NYN domain-containing protein, with protein sequence MRWLVDGYNVIRRAPALAAREQESLQAGREALCRLLVAAARASGDQFTVVFDGTRGGGTAFSSGRVRLVFSKTPERADHMLARLASAGTAVVSNDLEVRRSATRTGAIVVTADEFLARLLAPPSSDKEEEDEPLPRLKKGNPRRPPKKARAAARALRRLDRSTRRLP